AGCCTGCCTCCTGGTCCAGGGATCGGGCTGCCAAACTAGCCAGGTCCTGTATATCAATTTTGGGCATTTTCCCGTTTCGGCTTCGCTGGGTACATTTCAAGTGAATTTGGCACTTTGGACAAGAAGTCACCAGCATCCCAGCTCCGGTAGCCTCTGCCTGGGTAAGGCGCTCATCCTGTATCTGTCGGTTTGTTGTTCCACAATGTACCCAAGAGCTTGCCCCACAACACAGTGCTCTCTCCCGGCTCTGCTCCATTTCCACCAAACTCAGGCCGTCCACTGCGCTTAATATCAGGCGAGGTGAATCAAAAATCCTCAAGCCTCTCCCCAAGGTGCAAGGGTCCTGATAAGTAGCCTTTTCCTGTAGTTTACCAAGATGTAGCTCGCCGCTCTGTAGCAACGGAGCTACAGCCTCTGTCCAATATACCACTTCAGCGACTGTGCTGCCCAGCAATTTTGGATAGTCAACCTTCAACGAATAGTAACATTCAGGGCAGGTGGTGATGATTCTTTTGACGCCGAGGCGGTTAAATTCATCCACATTGGCCTGTGCCAGAGACACAAAGCTTTCTTTATCTCCCTGGAGGAGCAGGTCACGTCCGCAGCAACGCTCGTTAGCCAGAAGATTAAAGGATATTTTAGCGCGGTTAAGCAACCGCAGTGCTGCCTTCACACCCTTCAGCGTATTCACTCCTAGGTCTCTGAACATAATGTCGAAATAGGGCGCGCAGCCCACGAAAAATATGGTGTCATATTGTGCAGATAGCTTGATATCCGGCGTTAGCCAGCCCAGACGTTCCTGGTGCACGTTTTCTCCGTTCATCAGATGCATCATTGACTGTAATGCCCCGCCATGACTGCACTGCGCCTGAGTTCCCTTAATAAGTGCCTCAGTTCTCAAAATACGAATGAACTCCGGAAATTCTACGCGATAATTGCAACGCTCCAGGCACATATAGCAATTAACACAGGACCAGATTGTCTCATCCTGAAAATTCCGGTCTTTCTGCTCCATGTTTCTCTGGACTATAAGTCGTGGGTTGAACTCTGGATTATACCGAGCAACCGGACAGACCACCGTACATTTGCCGCAATCAAGGCAAAGATGTATTCGTGTATCCTTTATTTCCTGCTTGTCTTTAAACATTGCTGCTTGTATATCCTATCATTGAGCCTGCTCTATTTCGGCTATAAAGTTCTTCACCTGTTTCACAAAGCCAGCACCGTCACCTCGGGGTAAACGGGTAAGTTTGAGCTTTTTCAACCCCAAGCCCAACAACCCTAATACTCCGCGCGTCCTTTCATACTCTTTGACATTAAACTTGTCATCCTTCTCGTAGTAACAACCATCCGATTCACATCCTAAGAGCATCACCCCACCCGCTCCCAGCTCAAAAGCCTTAAGGATCAGACCTGAGTGCACACGAGAAAGACAACTCACCCTAACCACCTTTACCAATGGCGGATAGTTAAGACGGCTTTTTGCCGCTGCCTCAATGCAGCTAAGGCCGTCCCAGTTACAAGTAAAAACCACGATGTCGGCGTTGGTTCGGCTCATGTTGCCACACCAACCTTGCTAGATTTTTTCAACTGGGCTTCGAGCGTACTAATTATGCTTAAATCGTTTTGCACAAGCTGAGTTATAGCACCGGTAGGACATGAGGTGATACAAGCTCCGCAACCCAGGCACAGCATCGGGTTAATAACAGCATAAGCAGTGCCTAAGTCACAAATTTTCATCTCTATATAAGGACACACCGCAGCACAATCACCACAGCCACGGCACAGCTGTCTATCGATATCAACCGCAGTAACCCGCGGTCTTAGCATGCCCTGGCTCAAATAACTTGAGACTCTAGCTGCCATTGCCCGTCCCATAATAACCTGTTTCTCAGGTGACTCCAATGCGCTTGACGACACGATAAATATACCGGTGGGGTCTCCGATAGCGAATTCTCGTAAGGTAAAACCTAAAATTACCCTATTGTCCAGGTGAGTATTCCACGCCAGAATACGGCCGACGAGACTTGTCTTGAAAGTGGCATCAGCCTGAGCAAGTATTTTATCCAACGCTCCAGTATCCACTATCACTGCACCGGCTTTGATATTAGCTGTCTCCGATGGGTACTCAAGGATAGCTTCATAGTTTCCGGGCACACCATCAAGCCTTAATGTTCGGGGCCATGTCATGACAGATATGCCCAGTTTTACAAGCTCCTTTAACAGACTAGCTTCTTTTTCGAGGTATTCGTTGGGTTGCTTTCCCTTTTTTCTCTTTAATTCTGACTTGTATATGAGGGCTACCGAATAAGCCTGAGATGCCAGGCCTATTGCGGTTGCCAGACCGGAAAGCCCGGTGCTTATCACCAACGCGCCTTCGGTAATAGGGCGTCCCTTCAGTATCACCGGCAAGGTGTCTTGAGCCCGAACAACCCCTGAGCTGACTATCTCTATAGCCTTATGAGTAGCCTCCGCTGGATTGTCGCTATGCACCCAGGCGCATTGCTCGCGAATATTAACAAATTCCACAACTGTACTGTGATCTGCACCCAAGTATCGGCTCAAATATCCTTGACACCTTACTCGCTGTTCAGTGCAACTGAAGCAGACCTGTTCCAGATTGCAACACCGACAAGCGGCTACGACCAGCCTGCTTAGTTGCTCTTCTGCGGCCAAAGTCTTAATCTCTTGTGCTCCATATTCAGTGCATATCTGAGATAACTCCTGGACACAAGAAACGCCAGGAAGGCGTTGTATTTCACTGACCACCTCAGAAAGGTTAATTATAGAACTGATGCTGCCGCCACAGCGACACAGGACTACACCAGTACGCTCATCGCCAACACCGACCAGCCCCATCGTTTCTGGCTCGAAATTCAAGCGGCCGTCATGATTCCCCTCGGCATCTGCACCAGTTGGGACAGTCTTCTCTCTTAGCTTCAACTCTTGTGCTATATCCAGTGCAATTGCTGAAGCACGACTAAGTTCATCCCATAAATCTCCGTCGCTTTCAGCTTCTACAACGAATATACCTGGGTCGGAAATCTGAAGAGTTCTGCCTTGCCCAGCCTCAGACTGAGACAGGTCAGCCGTGCCACTGTTAGAAATAAAATTAACTACAGCTCCAGCTTCTATTTTCACCGACTCGATAGTATCCTTATGGGAGACTGCACTTACCTGGCATACACGCTCACATTCCAGACAACCACTACAGAAGGCACAGCTAAGACAGCGTTCAGCCTCCAGCTTTGATACCTCCGCAGACAGCCCTCTGTTAGTTTCCTCGAAACTGCCCATCCTATCAGCATGGGGAAGCGTGGGCATCTTAGTACGCTTTTGGGGCGAGACATATCTCTCCTTAATATCGACCTCAACCGGCTCAGGGCTCTCTAGGCTGCGGTCTTTCCTCAGGTCACGTCCGCCGAGATACCTGTCTATTGACTCCGCAGCTCGGAGACCGGCAGCCATAGCTTCAACAACAGTGTTAGGGCCGGTGATACAATCACCACCGGCAAAGATATCAGGTATGTTGGTCTGAAGTGTTAATGGATCCACACTTATAGTTGCATCGTCATTGAGCTTGATATCCTTTAATCTTAGTAGCCCTGTACTTGGTCGCTGTCCTATAGCCACAACCACATGGTCAGCATCAATGGTAAACTCCGAGCCCTCAATGGGCACAGGTTGGCGTCGGCCGGTAGCATCGACCTTCCCCAGTTTCATCCGCTGGCAGCGTATGCCTGTAACCTTGGCCCCATCTCCGATGATTTCAACAGGGACAGTAAGATAATCAATCAGCACGCCTTCTTCAAGAGCTTCCTCGACATGATCTTTTATGGCGGTCATTTCTTCTGACGTACGCCGATAAAGTATTCGCACAGTGCCTTTACTCCGTCTCTTCACTGCCCTTGCTGAATCCACAGCACTGTTGCCACCACCAATTACCACCACATTAGAACCGACAGTAGCACCTACCTTCAAATTGAGCGCAAAGAGCATTGAGATTACGTCGACAACACCTTCGAGGTCTTCACCGGGGATATTCAGTTTATTATTTAAACCAGCACCTATAGCCAAATAAAAAGCCCGGTAACCTTGTTCCCTCAGGTCGGAGAGCGTTATGTCTCGACCTACGATTACACCTGTCTTTATATCCACGCCCATAGCCTTAACTGCCTCTACCTCCCTCTCTCGCACCTCGCGGGGAAGACGGAACCGAGGAATACCTGTAGCCAGCATGCCACCAACCACCGCATGGGACTCAAATATAGTGGGCATATATCCTCGTCTGGCCAGTTCCCAGGCTGCTGCCAGCCCAGATGGCCCGCTGCCAACAATGGCTATTTTTTCTTCTCTGGGTTTGACTTGGCTTCTGCGGTTGTAATTAATGCTGCCAGATGCATTATCCGCAGCATAGCGATGCAGGGCCTGAATGAACACGGGGCTATCGACTTTAGCCCGCTGACAATCATCTTCGCATGGATGACTGCATACCCGTCCGAGTATCCCAGCTAACGGTGCAGCTTCGTTGATGAGATTTAGAGCTTCGTCCGCCTTACCTTTAGCCAAAAGACAGATGAAACCGGGCACATTGATACCGAGGGGACAAGCTGCCCGGCAAGGGGCGGTGTCGTTTTTATCTATGGAGTAAGCTGCCGGTATTGACTGAATCCCTACCAGTGGTGCATGGATAGCGCCGTGTGCAAGGGTCAAACTACCGTGGGAAAACGGTATTTTGACTGGGCATGCTTCCTGACATTGGCCACAACTAGTGCACAATTTCTCATCAACATATCGGGGCAGTTTTTTCACCTTTAGATTAAATTGTCCCCGCTTCTTGGTTACAGCTTCCACACAAGAGTTAGTGTAAAGCTTAACCCCGGGATGAGTGGCTGCCCTGAGTAACAGTGGCCAAATGCGGAATTGTTCATTAGCAGAAGCATCTTGCGAGCGGCTACTTCCATTACCGTCTAAACTCAATGCCTTGGTAGAGACAATGAGGCTAACCTCAGCGCCCATTTGGACTAGATTCAAAGCACACTGGGCTGCACCAACGCTATTACCAATTACTGCAACACCCCTTGCCATCGATACTATGCCTAGCTTTTCTTTCAATGCTTCAGTTTGTATTCATACCCCAGCGTGAAAGCTTTGATGTTAAATTCTCCCGTGCCTTTGGGCACAGTCGCCAGAATTGATTTTTTTAATGCTTCAGAAGAAACTACATCGCTGACTGCTGCGAGGAATCCAAGCATGATGATATTGGCTACTACCACCCTTCCCATCTCGCGGGCGAGATTGGTGGCCGGTATAGAAAGTATCTTAAAGTTCCGGGAGGTGTTTGGTTTTACCATGTCTGGGTCTATAATAACCAGTGCCTCTGGCCCGAGATTTGGCGTGTACTTGTTATAGGCCTCTTGTGACATAATAACCAGCACCTGTGGGCTTGCCACGTATGGATAGCCTACAGGCTCATCAGAGACCACCACTTCAGCACTGCAGGAGCCACCCCGTGCTTCTGGGCCGTAGCTTTGAGTAAGGGTGGCAAATCTCTCTTTCTCGTATAATGAAACCGCCTGCCCCAGAATTTGACCGGCAAGCACTATCCCCTGTCCGCCAGTACCGCTTAATCTTACTTCTATTCTGCTCAAGTCCCTTTCTCCAAGCAATCCCTCCCGAATCATCCGCCTCGCGCCCGCTATCGTTTTTTCGGCTTGCTTGCTCTGCCAAGCATCTGCTGGTAGCAATCCCACAAAGTAGGCCGTTCTATATCAACAAATTTACCTACCACAATGGGGCCATTTAGAGATAGCTCAACGTCTTTTGGGTCAGCCCCATCGCGGATGATACTTCTCTCTTGATAGCTGCGCATTTCATCTAGGCCACGTGGCAATTTATTTTGACGCCCGTAGACAGTAGGGCAGGGGCTGAGCACCTCTATAAAGCTAAAACCTGGTTTGGCCAAAGCTTCAGCGATTGACCTTTCCAGTTCTCGCAAATGCAACACTGTCCATCTGGCAACATATGTAGCACCACTGGCAGCAACCAGGTAAGGCAAGTTAAAAGGATACTCGAAGTTGCCATATGGTGAAGTGGCACTTCGAGCCTCGAGTGGCGTCGTCGGCCCCACCTGGCCACCGGTCATACCGTAATTGAAATTATTTATACAAATGACAGTCATATCGATATTACGGCGGGCAGAATGAATAAGATGGTTACCTCCAATGGCCACAATGTCACCATCTCCTGAAAAGACCACTACATTCAATTCCGGATTTGCCAGTTTGAGGCCGGTAGCGAAGGGGAGAGCCCGACCGTGTGTGGTATGAAAAGAGTCCAGCTTAATGTAGCCGGCTACTCTACCCGAGCAGCCGATTCCGGAAACCACAGATACTTTATCTGGATTCAGCCCAGCACGGTCAATAGCCCTGATAAAACATCCGGTCGCTGGTCCAATGCCACAGCCAGCACACCAAATGTGCGGTATCCTGTCTATTCTCAGATAGCAGTCTATAGGATTTGTATCTACTGTCAGCATCTTCATCATCTGGCTTCCTCTCGTATAGCCTCTAGAATCGTCTCGGGAAGGTGCACGCCGCCACCCATATGGGGCACCAGCCTAGCCTTAGCTTTGCCTGCAGCACACCGCTCCACTTCCCTAACTATTTGCCCATAGTTTATCTCTGGGACGACAAAGGCTTTAACTTTGGGTGCTAGCTTTCTAATGCGGTCTTCAACAAAAGGCCAAACTGTTATCAGCCGTAGCAAGCCAGCCTTTATCCCTTGGTCTCTTGCCTTCTGAACCGCATATCTAGCAATACGGGCGGATATGCCATAGCTAACCACGATGACCTCAGCATCATCAACATTTACCTCTTCATACCTTATTATGTCTTTGGCATTTAGCCGTATTTTATCCACGAGCCGTCGCACCAATCTGTCCTGAGCCTCTGCGGTCATTACCGGATAGCCTCTTTCGTCATGGGTCAGGCCGGTAACATGGAAGCGATACCCCTCACCGGCTATAGCCATCGGAGGCACAAGCCCCTCCTTGGAATCATATGGCAAGTACTCTTCCGGGGCTACCTTAGGGCGTGGTCTGTTGACCAACTCTTTTTGGCTGATCCGTTGCATGACAACCTTTTCACTCATATGACCCACCGCCTCATCAGCCATGAGCAGTACAGGTACCCGGTATTTCTCAGATAAATTAAATGCCGTAATGGTGAAGTCGAACATCTCCTGTGGAGAATCAGGAACAAGAGCGATGATTTCGTAGTGTCCGTGAGCACCCCACCTGGCCTGCATCATGTCCCCCTGTGCGACAAGGGTAGGTAATCCCGTAGACGGGCCTGCTCTCTGAACATTGACTACGACACAGGGCGTTTCCAGCATCACACCTAGGCCCAAATTCTCCATCATCAAGCTGAATCCCGGGCCTGAGGTAGCAGTCATCGCCTTTACTCCCCCCCAGGAAGCCCCAAGCACGGCGTTCATGGAAGCTATCTCATCTTCCATCTGCATGAAGACACCGCCTACCTGAGGAAGCCGTTCGCTCATCCTCTCGGCCACCTCGGTTGCCGGTGTGATAGGATAGCCGGCAAAAAAACGGCAACCGGCACTTATAGCCCCTTCGGCGCAAGCCAAATCGCCATTCATGAAGAATTCACCGCAGAGTACATTCTCCTTAGGCATGTGTTGCCTACACTTCTTTTTCTTCTTTCTCTTCCGTAGTTGGGTAAATCCCGAACTCGGGACATATTGCCTCGCAGAGACCGCAACCCAGGCATTTACTCTCGTCGACCACCTTGACCATGTCATAGCCCTTGGGACTGAGCTCATCAGTCATCTTCAAGACTCCGCGAGGACAAAATTCCGCGCAATAGCCACATCCTTTGCATCTGTCTATGTCAATGTGCACCTTGACTGGCCTAGGGGCCTTATCGGCTATATCGAAAGGCTTTCTCCACAATTTCATATCAGCACCGCTTGTAACTGTTATCTGGGGGTAGTATCCGCCCAGTTATAAAGAAATAACAGCCAGCACCGCTGGCCATAACCACGTTAAGAAAAAAGTATAGCAAATCTGTATCTACTTAACAAATAGTTGAGATTCAGCGATATTAAAGCTAAAATTCAGACAATGCGTAAGCTTTTTCTATTAGCTTTGTTATTACTTGCGCCTATGATAAGCTGCGCTCGAGAGTCTGAGCCTGTCCTTATACCACCTCCCACAGCGGATTTTGCCGCCAGTCCGGAAGAGGGGCTAGCTCCTTTGGCAGTTACCTTTACTGACTTATCAACAGGTGATGTTACCCGCCGGCATTGGGACTTCGGCGATAGGCAGTTCAGCAATGGGGCGGGGCCTAGCCATACTTATACTACAGCCGGAAACTACACCGTTTCGCTGGCAATAATGGGGCCAGGGGGAAGTGACGTAGAAACAAAAGTCGAATACATAAAAGTGGGCAGTGGGGTCATAAGCTGGAAGGAAGCAGGCAGCTATATCGGTCAGCACAGAGTGGTCGAGGGAATAGTCGCTGGAACTTATTATGCAGCGGACACAAAAAGCCAGCTTACCTTCCTCGATTTCCATAAGCCTTATCAGGGCTATTTCAAATGCATAATTTGGGGTCGTGACAGGGGGAAGTTCGTAAAAGAGTTCCCACCTAATCCCGAAACTTACTTCTTAAATAAGCGTGTTCAGGTCACCGGCTTAATCGAAGAATATCCCAAAGGCTCAGGTGTCCCGGAGATAGTCCTCAGAGACCCATCTCAGATCAAGGTCGTCGTAGAACAGCTTACTCCATGAGCAGGCCGATTAGAAGGCAGAGCTCTATACCCAGTTACTCCCACCAAAATTACGTCCACTTGTGCCATGAGGCTGTAATTAGCCTGTAGCAAGATGCAATCTTAAGTACTAAAGTCCTAGCTATTTACCTAACTGATTAATTGATGTAAAGCAGCGCTCTAACGTATACTATTTGTAAGAACAACGTGGAATGAAGGTTATTTTACGAACAAAGATAACAAGCTATTATGAAAAACGCAGCTATTAGGTGCTTAATCTCATTTGCAGTGCTGCTCTTGTTAACACTCACTTTGGTTGTGGCTTGCGCTCAGCCAGTGCCAGCTCCGTCATCTCCTGCACCACCCCAAGTACAACCACCAACTACTACTGAAAATAAGCCGCCAGAAGAAACGCCTCCGTTCAACGAAGCCACTAATGAACATGGAGAGGAATGGCGCACAATTGAGACTTTCAGCGGCAAGGGAAACTACACTACACCTACATTCCATATAGATGGCACAGAATGGCGCATCACCTGGGCAATAGATGCTGAAGACCCTGGAACAGCCATCTTTAAACTGGTTATTTACCAAAAAGATGCGCCCTATGCGATATGGCAGACCGTTTCCAACCCAGGTAGCAGTAGCAGCGAAGTCAATTATTTTTTATCTCCGGAAGATAAACGCGATTTCTTCATTAATGTCACAGCTCAGAATCTGCGCTCCTGGACTGTTATAATAGAAGACAACGCCCTTACGGCACCCTCTTCCCCTGTCCAAATAACTTATATTCGTTACAAGGGTATGGTGTATCCACGAGATTCGGCAAAAGGCATATGCTACGAAAGGGTCGAGCCTGATGAATATGTGGTTATCAAAAACATCAGCGAGTGCTATGTGGATATTAGTGGCTGGGTACTAAAGAACAGGAACAAGATATATCCCTCGTTCACTTTCCCGTCCTGCGTACTGATCCCGGGGGAAATCATACGAGTTTATACAGACGAGTTCAATCCCGAAACTGGAGGTTTTAGTTTTTACTATGGCCCTGGCGATATCTGGAGTAACAATAAGCCCGATATAGCTGTTTTGTACGATGCCCAAGGCAATGAGGTCTCCAGAAAAAGCTACACGGTCCCCACAAAAATAAATGAGGCCAGCCAGTGAACAGCGAAGTAAATTGGGATAGGACGATGTTCAAGAAAACTCTTTTTATTTTCTCATTAAGCCTGCTTCTGGCAATACTAGTAATGCAGATTCAAGCCTTCTACATGCCGGCACTTGCCGAAGAGCCTAAACCAGAATGCTGGGCCGCTATCATAGGTGTAACAGAGTACCGATGTCCATTCTGTGTATTTGACAAGGAATGGAACGTATATCCAGTAGGAGTAAAACATCCTGATGACGATGCACGAGACTTGGCCGCTCAATTATCCCCTATCATTGGTAAAGACCACATTAAGCTATTGCTAAATAGTGAGGCAACTAATGTGGGCATCTATTATGCAATCCAGTGGCTGGCTGAAAGGTCCGGTGCTGATGACACCGCGTTGTTTTATTTCTGTGGACACAGTGCTCCCCAAAATCTAGGGTCCTACGATTATTTCATTTCAGATTGGCAACTAGCTAACTGGCTAGACAAACTAAATTCACAAAAGGTCGTCGTCATCTTGGACACTTGCTATGCTGGCTCCTTCAGCAAGGAACTTGGCCGGAATGGCCGAGTAGTCCTGATGGGCTGTCAACCAACTGAAAGCTCTCTCGAAGACCGTGAGCTTGAGCACGGTGTTTTCACACACTACATCCTGCAAACGTTCAGTAATTTCGATGCCGCCGACACGAACCGCGATTATGAACTCTCTGCTGAGGAGATATTTGAGTATGCCAATCCTAAGACCATAGAAGAAATTGTATCACCTTTTGCTAATCTGCCAGCTTTCTCAAAGGGAAATGTGCAACACCCTGCACTTTACACACCCCCTTATCGCTCTGGTCAAATCAATCTGTTTATGAATGTCATCTTCCATACCGACGCTAACTTTCCATCTGACGCCACAGTCTTAACCGCAGACGGGGAACCATACTTAATAGGAGAGTTGCCCACGTCGTTCACTTGGCTATCCGGCTCAGCCCATCGCTTCGATATTCCCCTACAAGTGAGCACCACGGAGGGAACGAGGCTCATGTTCACCTCGTGGAATGATGGCGATAAATCCATTTCGAGAACGATTTCACAAGGCGGCGAATACACGGCCAATTACAAAACTCAGTATACGCTCGAACTCGAATCACCCTACGGTAGCCCTAAGGGGGAGGGCTGGTATGATTCAGGCTCAAGAGCTACCATCTCAACAAGTTCTACCGAAGGAAAGATAATCCAGCATATCTTCACCGGCTGGAGCGGAGATTTTACCGGACAAGAAGCTACCGCATTGGTGACCATGGATAAGCCAAAAACGATCAAAGCTAACTGGAAAACTGATTACCTGAGGCTCTACTTACTCATATTCGGCCTCATAGCCCTGACTGGAATCACCGCAACCATTATGGTATATATACACAATAAAAAGAAATCACTCTAGGAGTCCGTCATCTATTCAGCACCATCATCAGCGCGTGTTTCACTTCTATACATTGGATTGGCACTTTTGCTGGCCAGTCTGATTATGGCGTGCGGACTAACGAAGCCAACCCCACCGGCTTCCAAGCCCAAGACGCAACCACCCACCAATACTGAAAATCAAACGCCGACAGAAACATCCCCACCTGAAGAGACCAAAAATGAAGCCGAATGGAGCACCATTCAGACTTTTACTGGCAAAGATAGTAAGGATACAACCCCATTTCACGTTTCTGGCACAGAATGGCGCATTATCTGGGCAGCAAATGCTGAGCGCCCTGAATACGCCGTTTTCGACATCCTTGTATATCCACAGGACAAACCAGGCGTGCTTACGAAGAGGATTTCATACTCAAAAGGTACTTCTAGCGACACTGCCTACATCTATGAAGGCGGCCGTGACTACTATTTGAAAGTTACTGCAGCCAATTTGAGTAGTTGGACTATAACAGTGGAAGAACCAGCGTCAGACTACACAAACCAGAAGTTGACCTCCCCTGTGCAGATAACTAAGATCAACTACAAAGGCCAGGATTATATCAAGAGCCATGAAGCGGGATATGACATAATTGAATTCGATGAATATGTAGAAATCAAAAACCTGAGCGATTCTCGGCAGAATATAGCCGGGTGGGTGCTGAAGAATCTAACAAAGGGGGGACCTGCGTTTGTCTTCCCCACCTTCATGCCGTGCTCATGTCAATGGTACGGCAACTTTGAAGATTGTATTAAATACTGCTCTCCCCCACGCCCATGTGCCATAGACCCCCATAGGAGCATTCGAGTTTATACTGGCGAAATCCATCATGAATCGGGAGGTTTCTGCTTCTGCTTGTTCCCAGGCGATATCTGGAACAACGAGATACCTGATACAGCCGTTCTATATAATCTTGAAGGTCAGGAGGTATCCAGAAAAAGCTATATAATAACAGCTAAGAACAGTGTTACCTCAGGTGAGTAGCTTGGTCAGTTCGGATAAGGCACCAAACAAAATTAGCCTGAAGGTCAATGCGGCTCACTTTATAATCCTAAAAATTGACGGTTTGACTATTGCTTTCTCCAAACCATCAGATGTATAATCATGATAATACAATGTGGCAATGGAAACAGACAGGCAGCTGAGGTTTGGAGCAGGAACAGAAATAGGTAGGGAAGTAAAGTATGCAACAAAGGTGTCCTAATTGTGGTTCGCCAATTGCGCCGGGTCAGCGATTTTGTGGTGGCTGTGGTGCTCAGTTAAGCCTCGCTTGCCCCTATTGCAGGATCACGGTCAGCCCTGGAACTAAGTTTTGCCCGAGCTGTGGTGCCTCATTAGGCGGAGGCACGCCCCAGCAACCGGGATGGGGACCACAGCCAGGTGGAATGCCACCGCAACAACCAGGTTGGGGACCACAGCCAGGTGGAATGCCACCGCAACAACCAGGTTGGGGACCACAGCCAGGATGGGGACAGCAACAAGCATGGGCACCACCAGCGCCAAAGAGGCAATCATCGTCATCGTCGAGACCGTTTCTAGTGCTATTGTTATTTGTCCTCCTTATCGGCCTTGGAGCTCTCACTTATTTGTACACACCAATCGGTGATACAATAAAAGACCTACTCCAATCTTACACTGGTGGCACCACCACAACGCCTACCGTAGATACCACAAAGCCAGTATTATCAGATTACAATGCAAATGTAGGCCCAACCAGTGCTGCTATCACCTGGAAAACTGATGAGTTCTCTAGCACCCAGGTTGAGTATGGTGAGACCGTGGCTTATGGTTCAGTTATGCCAGCCATACCAGATCACGACCCAACTGGTGGCCAGTCGCTCGGAGTTGTCGACCATGCTGTAACTTTGACCGGCCTTAAGCCAAACACTATTTACCATTATAGAGTCAAGTCCAAAAACGCGGCCAACCTTGAAGCAGTATCAGCCGATCAGACTTTTACCACCACTACTGCGTCCGAAGAGTAGCTTTAGCTTCATTTACACCTAACCCCAGGTTAAGCTTTAGC
This window of the Chloroflexota bacterium genome carries:
- a CDS encoding (Fe-S)-binding protein; this translates as MFKDKQEIKDTRIHLCLDCGKCTVVCPVARYNPEFNPRLIVQRNMEQKDRNFQDETIWSCVNCYMCLERCNYRVEFPEFIRILRTEALIKGTQAQCSHGGALQSMMHLMNGENVHQERLGWLTPDIKLSAQYDTIFFVGCAPYFDIMFRDLGVNTLKGVKAALRLLNRAKISFNLLANERCCGRDLLLQGDKESFVSLAQANVDEFNRLGVKRIITTCPECYYSLKVDYPKLLGSTVAEVVYWTEAVAPLLQSGELHLGKLQEKATYQDPCTLGRGLRIFDSPRLILSAVDGLSLVEMEQSRERALCCGASSWVHCGTTNRQIQDERLTQAEATGAGMLVTSCPKCQIHLKCTQRSRNGKMPKIDIQDLASLAARSLDQEAG
- a CDS encoding 2-oxoacid:ferredoxin oxidoreductase subunit beta; amino-acid sequence: MLTVDTNPIDCYLRIDRIPHIWCAGCGIGPATGCFIRAIDRAGLNPDKVSVVSGIGCSGRVAGYIKLDSFHTTHGRALPFATGLKLANPELNVVVFSGDGDIVAIGGNHLIHSARRNIDMTVICINNFNYGMTGGQVGPTTPLEARSATSPYGNFEYPFNLPYLVAASGATYVARWTVLHLRELERSIAEALAKPGFSFIEVLSPCPTVYGRQNKLPRGLDEMRSYQERSIIRDGADPKDVELSLNGPIVVGKFVDIERPTLWDCYQQMLGRASKPKKR
- a CDS encoding pyruvate ferredoxin oxidoreductase, with the protein product MIREGLLGERDLSRIEVRLSGTGGQGIVLAGQILGQAVSLYEKERFATLTQSYGPEARGGSCSAEVVVSDEPVGYPYVASPQVLVIMSQEAYNKYTPNLGPEALVIIDPDMVKPNTSRNFKILSIPATNLAREMGRVVVANIIMLGFLAAVSDVVSSEALKKSILATVPKGTGEFNIKAFTLGYEYKLKH
- a CDS encoding 4Fe-4S dicluster domain-containing protein, with translation MARGVAVIGNSVGAAQCALNLVQMGAEVSLIVSTKALSLDGNGSSRSQDASANEQFRIWPLLLRAATHPGVKLYTNSCVEAVTKKRGQFNLKVKKLPRYVDEKLCTSCGQCQEACPVKIPFSHGSLTLAHGAIHAPLVGIQSIPAAYSIDKNDTAPCRAACPLGINVPGFICLLAKGKADEALNLINEAAPLAGILGRVCSHPCEDDCQRAKVDSPVFIQALHRYAADNASGSINYNRRSQVKPREEKIAIVGSGPSGLAAAWELARRGYMPTIFESHAVVGGMLATGIPRFRLPREVREREVEAVKAMGVDIKTGVIVGRDITLSDLREQGYRAFYLAIGAGLNNKLNIPGEDLEGVVDVISMLFALNLKVGATVGSNVVVIGGGNSAVDSARAVKRRSKGTVRILYRRTSEEMTAIKDHVEEALEEGVLIDYLTVPVEIIGDGAKVTGIRCQRMKLGKVDATGRRQPVPIEGSEFTIDADHVVVAIGQRPSTGLLRLKDIKLNDDATISVDPLTLQTNIPDIFAGGDCITGPNTVVEAMAAGLRAAESIDRYLGGRDLRKDRSLESPEPVEVDIKERYVSPQKRTKMPTLPHADRMGSFEETNRGLSAEVSKLEAERCLSCAFCSGCLECERVCQVSAVSHKDTIESVKIEAGAVVNFISNSGTADLSQSEAGQGRTLQISDPGIFVVEAESDGDLWDELSRASAIALDIAQELKLREKTVPTGADAEGNHDGRLNFEPETMGLVGVGDERTGVVLCRCGGSISSIINLSEVVSEIQRLPGVSCVQELSQICTEYGAQEIKTLAAEEQLSRLVVAACRCCNLEQVCFSCTEQRVRCQGYLSRYLGADHSTVVEFVNIREQCAWVHSDNPAEATHKAIEIVSSGVVRAQDTLPVILKGRPITEGALVISTGLSGLATAIGLASQAYSVALIYKSELKRKKGKQPNEYLEKEASLLKELVKLGISVMTWPRTLRLDGVPGNYEAILEYPSETANIKAGAVIVDTGALDKILAQADATFKTSLVGRILAWNTHLDNRVILGFTLREFAIGDPTGIFIVSSSALESPEKQVIMGRAMAARVSSYLSQGMLRPRVTAVDIDRQLCRGCGDCAAVCPYIEMKICDLGTAYAVINPMLCLGCGACITSCPTGAITQLVQNDLSIISTLEAQLKKSSKVGVAT
- a CDS encoding hydrogenase iron-sulfur subunit: MSRTNADIVVFTCNWDGLSCIEAAAKSRLNYPPLVKVVRVSCLSRVHSGLILKAFELGAGGVMLLGCESDGCYYEKDDKFNVKEYERTRGVLGLLGLGLKKLKLTRLPRGDGAGFVKQVKNFIAEIEQAQ